In Bdellovibrionota bacterium, a genomic segment contains:
- the rpmI gene encoding 50S ribosomal protein L35, with protein sequence MPKLKTKQGVAKRFRVTKSGKIKHKKSNLRHILTTKGPKRKRHLRGMGQVAAADEKRIQLFLPYGHRG encoded by the coding sequence ATGCCGAAGTTAAAAACAAAACAGGGTGTTGCGAAGCGGTTTCGTGTGACGAAATCGGGGAAGATCAAGCACAAGAAATCAAATCTGCGCCACATTCTCACGACGAAAGGGCCGAAACGGAAACGGCATCTCCGCGGAATGGGACAGGTCGCCGCCGCCGATGAAAAACGAATTCAGCTGTTTCTGCCGTACGGCCACCGAGGTTAA